TTTAGAATAGTTGATTTCAAATATATTATAGATGGATAAAATGAATGGCCCAATTAAGTATACTTGTGAATGTTGTGGAGACATACATGAAAATTGGCCAGCGCTGACATTTATTTCACCTGATAATTATGATTTTCTTTCCGCTGACGATAAGAAAAATATCGCAGAATTAAAAAGTGACACATGTATAATCATTCACCCAAATCAAACAGATAGGTTTATTCGTTGTACATTGACGCAGCATGTTAATGATCATTGCGAAGGTTTAGAATATGGTCTTTGGGTTTCTTTAAGCGAGAAAAGTTTTCAAGATTATATGGAGAATTTTGATAATGATAATCATGAGGTGCAATATTTTGGTTGGCTTTGTAATGATATACCTGAATATAAGTTTCCTGAAAGTATTCCGACAACAGTTGTCACAAAAAAAGGAAATCAAAGGC
This portion of the Flavobacterium lindanitolerans genome encodes:
- a CDS encoding DUF2199 domain-containing protein, translated to MDKMNGPIKYTCECCGDIHENWPALTFISPDNYDFLSADDKKNIAELKSDTCIIIHPNQTDRFIRCTLTQHVNDHCEGLEYGLWVSLSEKSFQDYMENFDNDNHEVQYFGWLCNDIPEYKFPESIPTTVVTKKGNQRPEIFPHESFDHPFVKDYYNGISKKEAESRIKMMLQKTKDNKLALTSKKAWWKFWR